Proteins from one Apis cerana isolate GH-2021 linkage group LG11, AcerK_1.0, whole genome shotgun sequence genomic window:
- the LOC107995123 gene encoding membrane metallo-endopeptidase-like 1 isoform X1 — translation MAQRASYQITNAEEGKAAQQDQSYRSCVLALLIFLFLCIILILVSFPWKTYHFDHFEQEDEYTETVQHYHREHQTKRITSSIESVTISVMDEMITKERETNVEIFNVENVTNQNNNNDNDDDDDDTKFDELINLETSTKDLSIITTLITEENQKTISANTNIPMEEISSSENEKNIDLSIITMDTSLYNFSTFIFNFTENSTSTPITEKYQKTTDMIKTTSTDTNALMEEVSSNEDERNITNISEYIVSSSTISTTVKNNIDDYTTINTDTIDSTTDSSFNNQTCISGECKNLASKILFYMNHTIDPCEDFYEYACGGFEINPQTVEFNLEDISYQRILRQMKKENVENVSLFTKYYDSCMQYEKINQTERIKLARKLLDKVGKFYTTKDLAEKHTNFTFLFATLLLHNSALLFDIVPDLDEYSPKQFTLKIGPTTYSNPFEIEETNDPCYADQLEREKETVDLGKLYREYKTCKKNTTEFIKSISETLTTFGIFNELNNSYNISQFISSTYINIDFKIVKGFFANFPSQDKIREAYLMKNYTRITIEELQNNFKVINWTQLIYFLTKQRVQEKVKVQVYFYNELAKGLKILEEFEKTDPMTLYNALLALYARNLYHELVLSKHVDVKKYCLRVATNVLIPEASNLYISSFSKDELIYINETIHSIFEKLKETLKLNIKNKKWLTQKDRVALITKLNNLKIVLPDISYFNNNKSIYIRYQANKVNLSNNYLENSIILMQRYRKLIYGQVFTNPGDLEQIWTQYAKPYQSKGIVIYGLNLIVIPFGIIDWSMNYNEFSFDYIKMATIGNIIAHQIAHHFDANGIYYWNGTRDAKNSLLNDDKSRYNFNEYINYHRNDQNYMSMILSFTGQNVSYKISQLTLNERLSEITGLRLAYDTLARLRSKKDYLPWLELDFNQLFYLTYAQMYCTKSPLTSSYISLYENEQLPNRIRIFVSALNNMLLGKAWNCPQGSRIMPNIPYIECKVFPYLCDTAE, via the exons atggcTCAACGAGCATCTTATCAAATTACTAATGCTGAGGAAGGTAAAGCAGCTCAACAAGATCAATCTTATAGAAGTTGCGTTTTAGcgttgttaatatttttatttctttgtattatCCTAATACTTGTCAGTTTTCCATGGAAAACATACCACTTCGATCATTTTGAACAAGAAGATGAATATACAGAAACAGTGCAg cATTATCATCGTGAACATCAAACTAAAAGAATAACCAGCTCGATAGAATCAGTTACAATTTCTGTGATGGATGAAATGATtacaaaagaaagagaaacgaatgttgaaatatttaatgtagaaaatgttacaaatcagaataataataatgataatgatgatgatgatgatgatactAAATTTGATGAACTTATAAATCTTGAAACTAGTACGAAAGATCTATCAATTATTACAACTCTGATTAcagaagaaaatcaaaaaacaatttctgcaaatacaaatattcctATGGAAGAGATTTCTTCTagcgagaatgaaaaaaatatagatctaTCAATAATTACAATGGATACATCATTATATAACTTTtcgacatttatttttaattttacggaAAATAGTACATCAACTCCGAttacagaaaaatatcaaaaaacgaCAGATATGATAAAAACAACTTCTACAGATACGAATGCTCTTATGGAAGAAGTTTCTTCTAATgaagatgaaagaaatataacaaatatttctgaatatataGTTTCTTCTTCTACAATATCAACtacagtaaaaaataatattgatgattATACAACTATTAATACAGATACAATTGATTCTACAACTGATTCATCGTTTAATAATCAAACATGTATTTCGGGTGAATGCAAAAATTTGGCCagcaagatattattttatatgaatcacACGATTGATCCATGCgaagatttttatgaatatgctTGCGGTGGTTTCGAGATCAATCCTCAAACTGTAGAATTCAATTTAGAAGATATATCTTATCAACGTATCTTAA gACAAATGAAGAAGGAAAATGTGGAAAATGTATCTCTTTTTACCAAATATTACGACAGTTGCATGcaatacgaaaaaattaatcaaacagAAAGGATAAAGCTag cAAGAAAACTATTAGATAAGGtaggaaaattttatactacAAAAGATTTGGCTGAAAAGCATACAAACTTTACTTTTCTATTCGCTACGTTATTATTACACAACAG cGCTTTATTGTTCGATATCGTCCCAGATCTCGACGAATATTCACCGAAACAATTCACTCTTAAAATAGGTCCAACGACATATAGCAATCCATTCGAAATAGAGGAAACTAATGATCCTTGTTATGCAGATCaattggaaagagaaaaagaaacggtgGATTTAGGAAAATTATATAGGGAATATAAAACATGCAAA aaaaatacgacagaatttattaaatccatCTCGGAAACTCTTACAACATTTGGAATATTCAATGAATTGAACAATTCGTACAATATCTCTCAATTTATAAGTAGTACATACATcaatatcgattttaaaatagtaaaaggATTTTTCGCG AATTTTCCTTCCCAAGATAAGATTCGCGAGGCATatcttatgaaaaattatacccGTATCACTATCGAGGAATTGCAGAACAATTTTAAAGTA ataaaTTGGACACagttaatttactttttaacgaAGCAACGTGttcaagaaaaagtaaaagtacAAGTTTACTTTTACAATGAACTAGCTAagggattgaaaattttggaagaatttgaaaaaacagATCCGATGACATTATACAATGCATTATTAGCATTGTATGCACGCAATCTTTATCACGAg ttaGTTTTATCAAAACATGTAGATGTTAAAAAATACTGCCTTCGCGTAGCAACTAATGTTTTAATCCCGGAAGCTTCgaacttatatatttcttcgttttcgaAAGATGaacttatttacataaatgaaaCT atacatAGTATATTTGAGAAACTTAAGGAgactctaaaattaaatattaaaaacaaaaaatggcTTACACAAAAAGATCGTGTCGcattaataacaaaactaaataatcttaaaattgttCTACCcgacatttcttattttaataataataaatcaatttatataagatatcaaGCAAACAAg gtaaatttatcgaataattatttagaaaattcaataattttaatgcaaagatatcgaaaattaatctatGGACAAGTTTTTACAAATCCAGGAGATCTTGAACAAAt ATGGACACAATATGCAAAACCGTACCAATCTAAAGGAATCGTGATTTATGGATTAAATCTCATTGTGATACCATTTGGTATAATCGACTGGTCCATGAATTATAacgaattttcatttgattacATAAAAATGGCAACAATTGGTAACATAATTGCACACCAAATTGCTCATCACTTTGATGCAAatg gtATTTATTATTGGAATGGAACTCGCGATGCCAAGAACAGTTTGTTAAACGATGATAAatctagatataattttaatgaatatattaactatcaccgaaatgatcaaaattatatgagTATGATATTATCATTTACTGGACAAAACGTGAGTTATAAG ATTTCGCAATTGACTCTAAATGAACGTCTGTCCGAGATAACGGGACTAAGATTAGCCTACGATACTTTGGCTCGATTGAGATCTAAAAAAGATTATCTTCCATGGTTAGAACTTGATTTCAATCAGTTATTCTATCTCACCTATGCTCAG atgTACTGTACGAAGTCACCACTTACGTCATCGTATATATCATTGTATGAAAATGAACAGTTACCAAATCGGATTCGTATTTTTGTCTCcgcattaaataatatgcttCTCGGCAAAGCTTGGAATTGTCCGCAAGGTTCACGAATAATGCcaaatattccatatattgAATGCAAAGTATTTCCATATTTATGCGACACAGCAGAATAA
- the LOC107995123 gene encoding membrane metallo-endopeptidase-like 1 isoform X2: MAQRASYQITNAEEGKAAQQDQSYRSCVLALLIFLFLCIILILVSFPWKTYHFDHFEQEDEYTETHYHREHQTKRITSSIESVTISVMDEMITKERETNVEIFNVENVTNQNNNNDNDDDDDDTKFDELINLETSTKDLSIITTLITEENQKTISANTNIPMEEISSSENEKNIDLSIITMDTSLYNFSTFIFNFTENSTSTPITEKYQKTTDMIKTTSTDTNALMEEVSSNEDERNITNISEYIVSSSTISTTVKNNIDDYTTINTDTIDSTTDSSFNNQTCISGECKNLASKILFYMNHTIDPCEDFYEYACGGFEINPQTVEFNLEDISYQRILRQMKKENVENVSLFTKYYDSCMQYEKINQTERIKLARKLLDKVGKFYTTKDLAEKHTNFTFLFATLLLHNSALLFDIVPDLDEYSPKQFTLKIGPTTYSNPFEIEETNDPCYADQLEREKETVDLGKLYREYKTCKKNTTEFIKSISETLTTFGIFNELNNSYNISQFISSTYINIDFKIVKGFFANFPSQDKIREAYLMKNYTRITIEELQNNFKVINWTQLIYFLTKQRVQEKVKVQVYFYNELAKGLKILEEFEKTDPMTLYNALLALYARNLYHELVLSKHVDVKKYCLRVATNVLIPEASNLYISSFSKDELIYINETIHSIFEKLKETLKLNIKNKKWLTQKDRVALITKLNNLKIVLPDISYFNNNKSIYIRYQANKVNLSNNYLENSIILMQRYRKLIYGQVFTNPGDLEQIWTQYAKPYQSKGIVIYGLNLIVIPFGIIDWSMNYNEFSFDYIKMATIGNIIAHQIAHHFDANGIYYWNGTRDAKNSLLNDDKSRYNFNEYINYHRNDQNYMSMILSFTGQNVSYKISQLTLNERLSEITGLRLAYDTLARLRSKKDYLPWLELDFNQLFYLTYAQMYCTKSPLTSSYISLYENEQLPNRIRIFVSALNNMLLGKAWNCPQGSRIMPNIPYIECKVFPYLCDTAE; encoded by the exons atggcTCAACGAGCATCTTATCAAATTACTAATGCTGAGGAAGGTAAAGCAGCTCAACAAGATCAATCTTATAGAAGTTGCGTTTTAGcgttgttaatatttttatttctttgtattatCCTAATACTTGTCAGTTTTCCATGGAAAACATACCACTTCGATCATTTTGAACAAGAAGATGAATATACAGAAACA cATTATCATCGTGAACATCAAACTAAAAGAATAACCAGCTCGATAGAATCAGTTACAATTTCTGTGATGGATGAAATGATtacaaaagaaagagaaacgaatgttgaaatatttaatgtagaaaatgttacaaatcagaataataataatgataatgatgatgatgatgatgatactAAATTTGATGAACTTATAAATCTTGAAACTAGTACGAAAGATCTATCAATTATTACAACTCTGATTAcagaagaaaatcaaaaaacaatttctgcaaatacaaatattcctATGGAAGAGATTTCTTCTagcgagaatgaaaaaaatatagatctaTCAATAATTACAATGGATACATCATTATATAACTTTtcgacatttatttttaattttacggaAAATAGTACATCAACTCCGAttacagaaaaatatcaaaaaacgaCAGATATGATAAAAACAACTTCTACAGATACGAATGCTCTTATGGAAGAAGTTTCTTCTAATgaagatgaaagaaatataacaaatatttctgaatatataGTTTCTTCTTCTACAATATCAACtacagtaaaaaataatattgatgattATACAACTATTAATACAGATACAATTGATTCTACAACTGATTCATCGTTTAATAATCAAACATGTATTTCGGGTGAATGCAAAAATTTGGCCagcaagatattattttatatgaatcacACGATTGATCCATGCgaagatttttatgaatatgctTGCGGTGGTTTCGAGATCAATCCTCAAACTGTAGAATTCAATTTAGAAGATATATCTTATCAACGTATCTTAA gACAAATGAAGAAGGAAAATGTGGAAAATGTATCTCTTTTTACCAAATATTACGACAGTTGCATGcaatacgaaaaaattaatcaaacagAAAGGATAAAGCTag cAAGAAAACTATTAGATAAGGtaggaaaattttatactacAAAAGATTTGGCTGAAAAGCATACAAACTTTACTTTTCTATTCGCTACGTTATTATTACACAACAG cGCTTTATTGTTCGATATCGTCCCAGATCTCGACGAATATTCACCGAAACAATTCACTCTTAAAATAGGTCCAACGACATATAGCAATCCATTCGAAATAGAGGAAACTAATGATCCTTGTTATGCAGATCaattggaaagagaaaaagaaacggtgGATTTAGGAAAATTATATAGGGAATATAAAACATGCAAA aaaaatacgacagaatttattaaatccatCTCGGAAACTCTTACAACATTTGGAATATTCAATGAATTGAACAATTCGTACAATATCTCTCAATTTATAAGTAGTACATACATcaatatcgattttaaaatagtaaaaggATTTTTCGCG AATTTTCCTTCCCAAGATAAGATTCGCGAGGCATatcttatgaaaaattatacccGTATCACTATCGAGGAATTGCAGAACAATTTTAAAGTA ataaaTTGGACACagttaatttactttttaacgaAGCAACGTGttcaagaaaaagtaaaagtacAAGTTTACTTTTACAATGAACTAGCTAagggattgaaaattttggaagaatttgaaaaaacagATCCGATGACATTATACAATGCATTATTAGCATTGTATGCACGCAATCTTTATCACGAg ttaGTTTTATCAAAACATGTAGATGTTAAAAAATACTGCCTTCGCGTAGCAACTAATGTTTTAATCCCGGAAGCTTCgaacttatatatttcttcgttttcgaAAGATGaacttatttacataaatgaaaCT atacatAGTATATTTGAGAAACTTAAGGAgactctaaaattaaatattaaaaacaaaaaatggcTTACACAAAAAGATCGTGTCGcattaataacaaaactaaataatcttaaaattgttCTACCcgacatttcttattttaataataataaatcaatttatataagatatcaaGCAAACAAg gtaaatttatcgaataattatttagaaaattcaataattttaatgcaaagatatcgaaaattaatctatGGACAAGTTTTTACAAATCCAGGAGATCTTGAACAAAt ATGGACACAATATGCAAAACCGTACCAATCTAAAGGAATCGTGATTTATGGATTAAATCTCATTGTGATACCATTTGGTATAATCGACTGGTCCATGAATTATAacgaattttcatttgattacATAAAAATGGCAACAATTGGTAACATAATTGCACACCAAATTGCTCATCACTTTGATGCAAatg gtATTTATTATTGGAATGGAACTCGCGATGCCAAGAACAGTTTGTTAAACGATGATAAatctagatataattttaatgaatatattaactatcaccgaaatgatcaaaattatatgagTATGATATTATCATTTACTGGACAAAACGTGAGTTATAAG ATTTCGCAATTGACTCTAAATGAACGTCTGTCCGAGATAACGGGACTAAGATTAGCCTACGATACTTTGGCTCGATTGAGATCTAAAAAAGATTATCTTCCATGGTTAGAACTTGATTTCAATCAGTTATTCTATCTCACCTATGCTCAG atgTACTGTACGAAGTCACCACTTACGTCATCGTATATATCATTGTATGAAAATGAACAGTTACCAAATCGGATTCGTATTTTTGTCTCcgcattaaataatatgcttCTCGGCAAAGCTTGGAATTGTCCGCAAGGTTCACGAATAATGCcaaatattccatatattgAATGCAAAGTATTTCCATATTTATGCGACACAGCAGAATAA
- the LOC107995123 gene encoding membrane metallo-endopeptidase-like 1 isoform X3, with protein MDEMITKERETNVEIFNVENVTNQNNNNDNDDDDDDTKFDELINLETSTKDLSIITTLITEENQKTISANTNIPMEEISSSENEKNIDLSIITMDTSLYNFSTFIFNFTENSTSTPITEKYQKTTDMIKTTSTDTNALMEEVSSNEDERNITNISEYIVSSSTISTTVKNNIDDYTTINTDTIDSTTDSSFNNQTCISGECKNLASKILFYMNHTIDPCEDFYEYACGGFEINPQTVEFNLEDISYQRILRQMKKENVENVSLFTKYYDSCMQYEKINQTERIKLARKLLDKVGKFYTTKDLAEKHTNFTFLFATLLLHNSALLFDIVPDLDEYSPKQFTLKIGPTTYSNPFEIEETNDPCYADQLEREKETVDLGKLYREYKTCKKNTTEFIKSISETLTTFGIFNELNNSYNISQFISSTYINIDFKIVKGFFANFPSQDKIREAYLMKNYTRITIEELQNNFKVINWTQLIYFLTKQRVQEKVKVQVYFYNELAKGLKILEEFEKTDPMTLYNALLALYARNLYHELVLSKHVDVKKYCLRVATNVLIPEASNLYISSFSKDELIYINETIHSIFEKLKETLKLNIKNKKWLTQKDRVALITKLNNLKIVLPDISYFNNNKSIYIRYQANKVNLSNNYLENSIILMQRYRKLIYGQVFTNPGDLEQIWTQYAKPYQSKGIVIYGLNLIVIPFGIIDWSMNYNEFSFDYIKMATIGNIIAHQIAHHFDANGIYYWNGTRDAKNSLLNDDKSRYNFNEYINYHRNDQNYMSMILSFTGQNVSYKISQLTLNERLSEITGLRLAYDTLARLRSKKDYLPWLELDFNQLFYLTYAQMYCTKSPLTSSYISLYENEQLPNRIRIFVSALNNMLLGKAWNCPQGSRIMPNIPYIECKVFPYLCDTAE; from the exons ATGGATGAAATGATtacaaaagaaagagaaacgaatgttgaaatatttaatgtagaaaatgttacaaatcagaataataataatgataatgatgatgatgatgatgatactAAATTTGATGAACTTATAAATCTTGAAACTAGTACGAAAGATCTATCAATTATTACAACTCTGATTAcagaagaaaatcaaaaaacaatttctgcaaatacaaatattcctATGGAAGAGATTTCTTCTagcgagaatgaaaaaaatatagatctaTCAATAATTACAATGGATACATCATTATATAACTTTtcgacatttatttttaattttacggaAAATAGTACATCAACTCCGAttacagaaaaatatcaaaaaacgaCAGATATGATAAAAACAACTTCTACAGATACGAATGCTCTTATGGAAGAAGTTTCTTCTAATgaagatgaaagaaatataacaaatatttctgaatatataGTTTCTTCTTCTACAATATCAACtacagtaaaaaataatattgatgattATACAACTATTAATACAGATACAATTGATTCTACAACTGATTCATCGTTTAATAATCAAACATGTATTTCGGGTGAATGCAAAAATTTGGCCagcaagatattattttatatgaatcacACGATTGATCCATGCgaagatttttatgaatatgctTGCGGTGGTTTCGAGATCAATCCTCAAACTGTAGAATTCAATTTAGAAGATATATCTTATCAACGTATCTTAA gACAAATGAAGAAGGAAAATGTGGAAAATGTATCTCTTTTTACCAAATATTACGACAGTTGCATGcaatacgaaaaaattaatcaaacagAAAGGATAAAGCTag cAAGAAAACTATTAGATAAGGtaggaaaattttatactacAAAAGATTTGGCTGAAAAGCATACAAACTTTACTTTTCTATTCGCTACGTTATTATTACACAACAG cGCTTTATTGTTCGATATCGTCCCAGATCTCGACGAATATTCACCGAAACAATTCACTCTTAAAATAGGTCCAACGACATATAGCAATCCATTCGAAATAGAGGAAACTAATGATCCTTGTTATGCAGATCaattggaaagagaaaaagaaacggtgGATTTAGGAAAATTATATAGGGAATATAAAACATGCAAA aaaaatacgacagaatttattaaatccatCTCGGAAACTCTTACAACATTTGGAATATTCAATGAATTGAACAATTCGTACAATATCTCTCAATTTATAAGTAGTACATACATcaatatcgattttaaaatagtaaaaggATTTTTCGCG AATTTTCCTTCCCAAGATAAGATTCGCGAGGCATatcttatgaaaaattatacccGTATCACTATCGAGGAATTGCAGAACAATTTTAAAGTA ataaaTTGGACACagttaatttactttttaacgaAGCAACGTGttcaagaaaaagtaaaagtacAAGTTTACTTTTACAATGAACTAGCTAagggattgaaaattttggaagaatttgaaaaaacagATCCGATGACATTATACAATGCATTATTAGCATTGTATGCACGCAATCTTTATCACGAg ttaGTTTTATCAAAACATGTAGATGTTAAAAAATACTGCCTTCGCGTAGCAACTAATGTTTTAATCCCGGAAGCTTCgaacttatatatttcttcgttttcgaAAGATGaacttatttacataaatgaaaCT atacatAGTATATTTGAGAAACTTAAGGAgactctaaaattaaatattaaaaacaaaaaatggcTTACACAAAAAGATCGTGTCGcattaataacaaaactaaataatcttaaaattgttCTACCcgacatttcttattttaataataataaatcaatttatataagatatcaaGCAAACAAg gtaaatttatcgaataattatttagaaaattcaataattttaatgcaaagatatcgaaaattaatctatGGACAAGTTTTTACAAATCCAGGAGATCTTGAACAAAt ATGGACACAATATGCAAAACCGTACCAATCTAAAGGAATCGTGATTTATGGATTAAATCTCATTGTGATACCATTTGGTATAATCGACTGGTCCATGAATTATAacgaattttcatttgattacATAAAAATGGCAACAATTGGTAACATAATTGCACACCAAATTGCTCATCACTTTGATGCAAatg gtATTTATTATTGGAATGGAACTCGCGATGCCAAGAACAGTTTGTTAAACGATGATAAatctagatataattttaatgaatatattaactatcaccgaaatgatcaaaattatatgagTATGATATTATCATTTACTGGACAAAACGTGAGTTATAAG ATTTCGCAATTGACTCTAAATGAACGTCTGTCCGAGATAACGGGACTAAGATTAGCCTACGATACTTTGGCTCGATTGAGATCTAAAAAAGATTATCTTCCATGGTTAGAACTTGATTTCAATCAGTTATTCTATCTCACCTATGCTCAG atgTACTGTACGAAGTCACCACTTACGTCATCGTATATATCATTGTATGAAAATGAACAGTTACCAAATCGGATTCGTATTTTTGTCTCcgcattaaataatatgcttCTCGGCAAAGCTTGGAATTGTCCGCAAGGTTCACGAATAATGCcaaatattccatatattgAATGCAAAGTATTTCCATATTTATGCGACACAGCAGAATAA